One genomic region from bacterium encodes:
- a CDS encoding BamA/TamA family outer membrane protein — protein sequence IAASAVSPAPVAPAGGRSVASLLRDRWLARGYLACVVTRLETAEGSVFTVAPGAPYTVGEIVVTGEDFPGRDAVLARALPRRDDPFGAEAWAAAIDRLLVMTGEAGYPFSRWLVRDVRVDSVRAAVDVGAILMTGPVAYFGPQASNLPEGRGEDFLVRASRLPVGRRYRESDLRAARARLMQRDIYADVGRPVVFTTAAPGTVGVHWPVTPVPRPNRVALMLGLSRTGADEPARVSGQADLHLANLAGSGRRLELAWSDDGRARSHFGFGWLEPLLWGTPFDATVDVDHEVATDVYTRFRVDSRLKLPVAGAWEIEVGLGWDRSTFPVGAWSRTTRWRTRGAFLHRRRDRGANGWQGTFAIESARRGVDARPVDDPSAGVTPGEESQTLVEMRLSGERWLTGTLSLAVGGMFQEVNGRGGEIPLAEQYRLGGARTLRGYLEDQFHGERVASSMVELRIGRPGRSRLYTFFDVGYFRFAGADPARPARLTSVSGSRRGFGLGIETATRGGDISLAIGLPGAFQFDDAKLHIALLQAF from the coding sequence CATCGCCGCCTCCGCGGTGTCGCCCGCGCCCGTCGCGCCGGCCGGCGGCCGGTCCGTGGCCTCGTTGCTGCGCGACCGCTGGCTGGCGCGGGGCTATCTGGCGTGTGTCGTGACCCGGCTGGAGACGGCCGAGGGATCTGTCTTCACGGTGGCTCCCGGCGCTCCCTACACGGTGGGCGAGATCGTGGTGACGGGCGAGGATTTCCCCGGCCGCGACGCCGTGCTGGCCCGTGCCCTGCCCCGCCGCGACGATCCCTTCGGCGCCGAGGCCTGGGCGGCGGCCATCGACCGGCTGCTCGTGATGACGGGCGAGGCGGGATATCCCTTCTCCCGCTGGCTGGTGCGCGACGTGCGCGTGGATTCCGTGCGCGCCGCCGTGGACGTGGGGGCGATCTTGATGACCGGCCCCGTCGCGTACTTCGGTCCCCAGGCCAGCAACCTGCCCGAGGGACGGGGCGAGGACTTCCTCGTGCGCGCCTCGCGCCTGCCGGTCGGGCGGCGCTACCGGGAATCGGACCTGCGGGCGGCACGGGCACGCCTGATGCAACGGGACATCTACGCGGACGTCGGCAGGCCGGTGGTCTTCACCACGGCGGCGCCTGGCACCGTCGGCGTGCATTGGCCGGTGACACCGGTCCCGCGCCCCAACCGGGTTGCGCTCATGCTGGGCCTGAGCCGGACCGGCGCCGACGAGCCGGCGCGGGTCAGCGGGCAGGCGGATCTCCATCTGGCCAATCTGGCGGGATCGGGGCGCCGTCTGGAACTGGCCTGGAGCGACGACGGCCGGGCGCGCTCGCATTTCGGGTTCGGCTGGCTCGAGCCTCTGCTGTGGGGTACGCCGTTCGATGCGACCGTGGACGTGGACCACGAGGTCGCCACCGATGTCTACACCCGTTTCCGGGTCGACAGCCGGCTGAAACTGCCGGTTGCCGGTGCCTGGGAGATCGAGGTGGGTCTGGGCTGGGACCGCAGCACCTTCCCGGTCGGAGCCTGGAGCCGGACGACGCGGTGGCGTACGCGTGGCGCGTTCCTGCACCGCCGACGCGACCGCGGCGCGAACGGCTGGCAGGGCACCTTCGCCATCGAATCCGCACGCCGGGGCGTGGACGCGCGTCCGGTCGACGATCCGAGCGCCGGCGTGACGCCGGGGGAGGAGAGCCAGACCCTGGTGGAAATGCGCCTGTCGGGGGAACGCTGGCTGACCGGCACGCTCAGTCTCGCGGTCGGCGGGATGTTCCAGGAGGTCAACGGGCGGGGCGGCGAGATTCCCCTCGCGGAGCAATACCGGCTGGGCGGGGCGCGCACCCTGCGCGGCTACCTGGAGGACCAGTTCCACGGCGAACGGGTCGCCTCGTCCATGGTGGAACTGCGCATCGGGCGTCCCGGGCGCTCCCGTCTTTACACCTTTTTCGACGTGGGGTACTTTCGCTTCGCGGGCGCCGATCCCGCACGACCCGCGCGCTTGACGTCCGTTTCAGGCTCGCGCCGTGGTTTCGGGCTCGGCATCGAGACCGCCACGCGGGGCGGCGACATATCGTTGGCCATCGGTCTGCCGGGCGCGTTCCAGTTCGACGACGCAAAGCTGCACATCGCGCTGCTGCAGGCCTTCTGA